A DNA window from Nerophis ophidion isolate RoL-2023_Sa linkage group LG13, RoL_Noph_v1.0, whole genome shotgun sequence contains the following coding sequences:
- the LOC133564815 gene encoding dehydrogenase/reductase SDR family member 13-like isoform X3, with translation MLTGKTVIVTGGNTGIGKAAAVELAKRGARVILACRNKEKAEAAVFDIRLETGNAQIVFMHLDLASLKSVRSFVDTFLKSEPRLDILINNAGHMGPGRTQEGFGMALGVNHLGHFLLTNLLLERMRRCGAARVVNVASLLYRLGSVDFSLLASHKDLVSGQSTWQDFRAYCNSKLCNLLFTRELANRLEGSEVTCYSLHPGVINTQLCRNMSWWLRTLQMPFAKLFFLDPEGGAQCTLYCALQEGIEALSGRFFSNCAVQQVAQRGRDDALARKLWEVSERLTHMS, from the exons ATGCTGACCGGGAAGACGGTCATCGTCACAG GAGGCAACACGGGCATCGGTAAGGCCGCCGCTGTGGAACTAGCCAAGAGAGGAGCCCGAGTCATCCTGGCGTGTCGCAACAAGGAGAAAGCTGAGGCCGCCGTGTTTGACATCCGGCTG GAGACCGGCAATGCTCAAATCGTGTTCATGCACTTGGATCTGGCGAGCTTGAAGTCTGTTCGCAGCTTTGTTGACACCTTCTTGAAATCTGAGCCCAGATTGGACATTCTCATCAACAATGCAG GTCACATGGGTCCCGGACGCACACAAGAGGGCTTTGGAATGGCGTTGGGGGTCAACCACCTGGGTCACTTCCTGCTCACCAACCTTCTCCTGGAGCGCATGCGGCGGTGCGGGGCGGCTCGGGTGGTGAACGTGGCCTCGCTTCTCTACCGCCTCGGCAGCGTGGACTTCTCCCTGCTGGCGTCCCACAAGGACTTGGTGTCGGGCCAGTCCACCTGGCAGGACTTCCGGGCTTACTGCAACAGCAAACTCTGCAACCTGCTCTTCACCAGGGAGCTGGCTAACAGGCTGGAGGGGTCAGAGGTCACCTGCTACAGCCTACATCCAG GAGTCATCAACACCCAGCTGTGTCGCAACATGAGCTGGTGGCTGAGGACTTTACAGATGCCCTTCGCCAAGCTCTTCTTCCTGGACCCCGAGGGCGGCGCCCAGTGCACGCTTTACTGCGCCCTGCAGGAGGGCATCGAGGCGCTGAGCGGGCGCTTTTTTTCCAACTGCGCCGTGCAGCAGGTGGCACAAAGAGGGCGAGACGACGCCCTGGCCAGAAAACTGTGGGAGGTGAGTGAGAGACTGACCCACATGTCGTGA
- the LOC133564815 gene encoding dehydrogenase/reductase SDR family member 13-like isoform X2, with protein sequence MFYKTRGYKGNPGQQELQPGDADREDGHRHRFVTQLGVFKKRLHRGGNTGIGKAAAVELAKRGARVILACRNKEKAEAAVFDIRLETGNAQIVFMHLDLASLKSVRSFVDTFLKSEPRLDILINNAGHMGPGRTQEGFGMALGVNHLGHFLLTNLLLERMRRCGAARVVNVASLLYRLGSVDFSLLASHKDLVSGQSTWQDFRAYCNSKLCNLLFTRELANRLEGSEVTCYSLHPGVINTQLCRNMSWWLRTLQMPFAKLFFLDPEGGAQCTLYCALQEGIEALSGRFFSNCAVQQVAQRGRDDALARKLWEVSERLTHMS encoded by the exons atgttttaCAAGACCCGTGGTTACAAAGGTAACCCT GGGCAGCAGGAACTTCAGCCCGGTGATGCTGACCGGGAAGACGGTCATCGTCACAG ATTCGTCACTCAGCTTGGCGTATTCAAAAAACGTctacacagag GAGGCAACACGGGCATCGGTAAGGCCGCCGCTGTGGAACTAGCCAAGAGAGGAGCCCGAGTCATCCTGGCGTGTCGCAACAAGGAGAAAGCTGAGGCCGCCGTGTTTGACATCCGGCTG GAGACCGGCAATGCTCAAATCGTGTTCATGCACTTGGATCTGGCGAGCTTGAAGTCTGTTCGCAGCTTTGTTGACACCTTCTTGAAATCTGAGCCCAGATTGGACATTCTCATCAACAATGCAG GTCACATGGGTCCCGGACGCACACAAGAGGGCTTTGGAATGGCGTTGGGGGTCAACCACCTGGGTCACTTCCTGCTCACCAACCTTCTCCTGGAGCGCATGCGGCGGTGCGGGGCGGCTCGGGTGGTGAACGTGGCCTCGCTTCTCTACCGCCTCGGCAGCGTGGACTTCTCCCTGCTGGCGTCCCACAAGGACTTGGTGTCGGGCCAGTCCACCTGGCAGGACTTCCGGGCTTACTGCAACAGCAAACTCTGCAACCTGCTCTTCACCAGGGAGCTGGCTAACAGGCTGGAGGGGTCAGAGGTCACCTGCTACAGCCTACATCCAG GAGTCATCAACACCCAGCTGTGTCGCAACATGAGCTGGTGGCTGAGGACTTTACAGATGCCCTTCGCCAAGCTCTTCTTCCTGGACCCCGAGGGCGGCGCCCAGTGCACGCTTTACTGCGCCCTGCAGGAGGGCATCGAGGCGCTGAGCGGGCGCTTTTTTTCCAACTGCGCCGTGCAGCAGGTGGCACAAAGAGGGCGAGACGACGCCCTGGCCAGAAAACTGTGGGAGGTGAGTGAGAGACTGACCCACATGTCGTGA
- the LOC133564815 gene encoding dehydrogenase/reductase SDR family member 13-like isoform X1, with product MFYKTRGYKGNPVSTLSASECEFDEVAAMLALLVLATIVFCYLLLYYVAFRGSRNFSPVMLTGKTVIVTGGNTGIGKAAAVELAKRGARVILACRNKEKAEAAVFDIRLETGNAQIVFMHLDLASLKSVRSFVDTFLKSEPRLDILINNAGHMGPGRTQEGFGMALGVNHLGHFLLTNLLLERMRRCGAARVVNVASLLYRLGSVDFSLLASHKDLVSGQSTWQDFRAYCNSKLCNLLFTRELANRLEGSEVTCYSLHPGVINTQLCRNMSWWLRTLQMPFAKLFFLDPEGGAQCTLYCALQEGIEALSGRFFSNCAVQQVAQRGRDDALARKLWEVSERLTHMS from the exons atgttttaCAAGACCCGTGGTTACAAAGGTAACCCTGTAAGTACTTTATCGGCGTCAGAGTGCGAGTTTGACGAGGTAGCGGCGATGTTGGCGCTGCTAGTCTTAGCAACAATCGTCTtttgttacttgttactttattATGTTGCGTTCAGGGGCAGCAGGAACTTCAGCCCGGTGATGCTGACCGGGAAGACGGTCATCGTCACAG GAGGCAACACGGGCATCGGTAAGGCCGCCGCTGTGGAACTAGCCAAGAGAGGAGCCCGAGTCATCCTGGCGTGTCGCAACAAGGAGAAAGCTGAGGCCGCCGTGTTTGACATCCGGCTG GAGACCGGCAATGCTCAAATCGTGTTCATGCACTTGGATCTGGCGAGCTTGAAGTCTGTTCGCAGCTTTGTTGACACCTTCTTGAAATCTGAGCCCAGATTGGACATTCTCATCAACAATGCAG GTCACATGGGTCCCGGACGCACACAAGAGGGCTTTGGAATGGCGTTGGGGGTCAACCACCTGGGTCACTTCCTGCTCACCAACCTTCTCCTGGAGCGCATGCGGCGGTGCGGGGCGGCTCGGGTGGTGAACGTGGCCTCGCTTCTCTACCGCCTCGGCAGCGTGGACTTCTCCCTGCTGGCGTCCCACAAGGACTTGGTGTCGGGCCAGTCCACCTGGCAGGACTTCCGGGCTTACTGCAACAGCAAACTCTGCAACCTGCTCTTCACCAGGGAGCTGGCTAACAGGCTGGAGGGGTCAGAGGTCACCTGCTACAGCCTACATCCAG GAGTCATCAACACCCAGCTGTGTCGCAACATGAGCTGGTGGCTGAGGACTTTACAGATGCCCTTCGCCAAGCTCTTCTTCCTGGACCCCGAGGGCGGCGCCCAGTGCACGCTTTACTGCGCCCTGCAGGAGGGCATCGAGGCGCTGAGCGGGCGCTTTTTTTCCAACTGCGCCGTGCAGCAGGTGGCACAAAGAGGGCGAGACGACGCCCTGGCCAGAAAACTGTGGGAGGTGAGTGAGAGACTGACCCACATGTCGTGA